A segment of the Vibrio parahaemolyticus genome:
AGGGCAAAGCAGAGCTCCTGCAAAAAAGCTGGACTCAAAGTCTCGCCAAGCTTGCAGAATGTCTTGCGAATTTAGCTCAGAGTTCGACACGGGGCTGTCCATTTGTTCCCAGTTATTCTGATGTCCGATGGAGAGCACGTTATTCATCGCGTCGCTGCTATGCAATACGCGGTGGCCAATGTATACCGATAAGTCGTATTTTAAACGGGTAGGGTAGTCGCGCATCCGTTTGTTGAGATAAATGGTGCCCGGAGGTTCCATGAATGATGTAATCAATTGCTTGGCGTTTACGCCCAATTCATCGATGACATCTTGAGGTGCTCGGTCAACCCAGCGGATATCCAAGCCCATACTTTTGGCAATGTCGATCAAATCCTCAACCGACAAATTAAGGCGCTTCAATCCCACTTCTTCGGCGGCACGTTCTAAATCAGGAAAATGGTTTTGATGGTTCTCTTGGTGCGCGCGGATCAGCAAGTGAGCAAATTGACGACCTGTGATCCCGGTTTGAGACAGCATTTCTGGAATAGCAATCTGAAGAATGTCATTGGAAAACAGGAAGCTCGGTTCTAGCGCCATGCCATTAATCCCGCCTCGATTCCCTTTGTTGGGGGTAATGGCTTCTAATTCGGGCTCATCATCTAAAAACCACGCCGGATCTTTTTGAAAAACTTCTGCGATTACCTCGAGCATATCGATACTCGGGACGCGTTTTCCGCGCTCAATCATCGAAAGGTAAGAAACCGACGGCGCGTACTCAGGATTAATCCTTACACAACGGGCAGACAAATCTTCCATCGTTAAATGGTTGTTTTTTCTTAGGTTACGAATTTTCGTACCAAGAAAATGGGACTGACGAATAAGGCTTTTTGACACAGACATTTTGTAAAATTCACATTGTAAAATTTTTGTTGTGAAATTGTAGTCAATATTTCGCTAGTCTACATAATGAGCAGGCAAGGAAATTAACCATCAACTTCACAGAATTGCCTGAAACTTAAATAAAGGATTTAAGTTTTTACTCTAGGACGAGTTTTTAAGTGCGAGGATATGACGATGAATATGCTGAACTTCGATAAAAAAGAGATGCAACAACAACAACGCCCATTTATCGCTGAAGCCGTATTTGCCGTCGAAGCGGTAAGTGCTGAGCTGCAGAGTGAGAAACAAGTAAAAGCGAAGCAACTACTAGACCGCATGTTCCCATTGGAGAACGGGTCGCACCAAGATGTATCAAGTTACATGATTGATTACCGCCATGTTTTGGCTTATTTCAAAGACGGTACACACAGCGGCCTGAAAAGCCCAAAACACTTCGTGGCGTACACTGGTGAAAAGGAAGATCCAAAATCGATCTTGTTCAAAGATGATTCAGGCAACCACGTAGAAGTGCTGTTTGGTTGCCATAAAGGCACAGGTTGTGTGGAGTTGATGGACATCGATGACATCCAATTGGAAACTCGCATTACGTTCAATCCAGAGCTGACAGGCAATGCGCCAACCGCGATGCGTCATTGGATTAGTCTTATTAAAGGCGACAAGAAAGGCAAACCGATGGCGTGTAGCGAAGACAAAGAGTACACCGCAAAAAATGGTGACGACTATGTTCTTAGCTACTGCTACAGCATTGATTAATCAAATATAAGCCCAAGTAGCCTGCTTTGGGTATGTAGGACGAGAAAGTAGAAACCCCGCGCTAAACAGTGCGGGGTTTCTTTATTTGTTCTAACCGTCTTTACTGTCTTACCAGAGAGGTTAGCTTAGATAGGCATCACTCGGTTTCGACCGAGTTGTTTTGCTTCATAAAGCTGTTTATCGGCTTTGTTGACTAGTGAATCTACGGTGTCACCAACTTCGAACTCTGCCACACCAAAAGAAGCAGTAATGCTATGAACTTGTGTGCCCGATCGTTTATCACGTACGCGCAGCTTTTCAATCATGCGGCGCAGGGTATCTGCATATTGGCGGGCGATTCGTAGGGATTTGTTTGGCACAATTAACGCAAATTCTTCGCCGCCGAAGCGGTACGCACTCACGCCATCGCGACAGCTCTGTTGCAGTCGACGCGCGATCGCTTTCAATACTGTGTCACCAAATAGGTGCCCATAGTTATCGTTGAACGCTTTAAAGTGGTCGATATCCAGCAAGATGAGAGTCATCGCCTGATTAGCGTTAATCAGCATGCTTAAATCAGTATCAAAGGCACGACGATTGTAAAGATTAGAGAGTCCATCAAACAGCGCGTCTTTTTGTACTTCGGCTAATTGATGCTTCAAACGAGAAATTTCTTCACTCGCATTGGTGAGTTGACGGTTTAAGAATTTAGTTGAGTGGCGAATCTCATGAGATTCAGCAACGAGTTGGCGGATCACCACCATCACTTCTTCGATGCTCAAGCTGTTGTCTTCAACTTTTTCTAATTTGTTGAAGCTTTTATCGACCATCGCAGAGAAAGAAGAGGTATCTGACAAAGTATCACTCATGGAGCTCGACACTTCATGCAATAGTACTTCTACGTTGGTTTTGAGATCTTCTAAACTGGTTTCTGCTCTACTGGCCACGTAGTTGTTGTAAAGCTGTTTGTTCGCTGCTGGTGGACAAATACCGTAGTGTTCTAACACTTCGTCCATCTCAAAATTGAGTTCTGGAATGGTTTTGTCTACGTAGGTATACCAAAGCGCGTAGTTTGCGGGGGTGGCAGCTACATGATTTTTGATCATTAGTGGCACCGCTTTTTTTAAGTTAGCGGTCGATTTCTTAAACTCGTCAGTCATTTCTGCGATGTTACTAGCAAAATGGAATTGGATTTAGATTACCGGATATTAACTAATATCGCTTTAATTTTTATCATTTTTGCTTGGTTTATATAAAAAAATGAGCAAATAGCGGTGATATTCATAAATCTGAAATTTGATTTTATAAAATTGCGGTTTAAAAAGTGAACGATTTAGGATGGAAATACGATTTGGCTCTTATGTTCACGGTTCATGCAAAGAGCATGGAAAGCGCTGTAGTTAGTAAGAACGGATGATCCGCTTGCGATGCCGAGCGTAAAACAAATCAGTACATTTAGCTCCTCGCCTAAGGACGTTTTTTGAAAAAGAAAATAGGGCTTTACTGGTTTACGTTTGACCTAAGACTTCACGATAACTCGCTATTGGTTGATGCCTCATCTTTTCTGGATGAATTGGTTTGCTTGTATTGTCGCCCTTCAGTAACTCCTTTTCTCCATCATTTTGCTCAGGAGGCAGCGCTCGGACGAGCTAGGCAGAAATTTATCGATGCGTCTTTGTGCGAACTGAATGACGCACTCGGCCAGTTAGGTCAGGGACTTTGGACGCTAGATATACCCCCGTATCAAGCCCTCAAATATGCCATTCAATATTTGGGTGTCACTCATCTTTATGCAGACGCAATGGCTGGCTCGGATGAACAGAGCATATTGCACAAGCTGCAAGATGAATACCCACACCTTGTCATTGTTCAGCACTCTGTACGCAGTTTGTTCGGCGAAAGCAAGCTGCCGTTTACGTTGCCTGATCTGCCCGAGACTTTTACTCAGTTTAGAAAGTGCGTTGAAGGGATAGACATCACCCACCCAATAGATGCGCCGAGCTACCTACCACCAATGCCAAAAGGCGTTCAACTGCCAACTTTATCCTCTTCTTACTTTGATGAGTCTGCGCTGTTTTCTGGCGGAGAACGGAGTGGTCTTGCGCATTGTCGGCGTTACTTTTCTTCTGGCTTGGCAAGCTCATATAAAGAGACGCGCAACGGACTCGACGGGATGGCGTATTCCACCAAATTTTCACCTTGGCTTGCGCTTGGTTGTGTGTCGCCAAGAATGATTTATGCCATGCTCAAACAGTATGAACAAACCCAAGGGGCGAATGATTCGACTTACTGGATTTACTTTGAATTGTTGTGGCGCGAATATTTTTATTGGTACGCAAGGTGTTATCAACAAAGGCTGTTTCGGTTTGGTGGTATTCGCAATCAACCGCCGTTAACCAGCTTTTATGCGCATCGTTTTCAGCAGTGGAAAAACGGCACCACACCGTATCCCATTGTCAACGCGTGTATGCACCAACTGAATCACACTGGTTATATGTCTAACCGTGGTCGCCAGTTGGTTGCAAGTTGCCTTGTTCATGAACTGGGGCTGGACTGGCGGTATGGCGCGGCCTACTTTGAAACGCAGTTGATTGACTACGATGTCGGCTCGAATTGGGGAAACTGGCAATATTTAGCGGGAGTAGGGGCAGATCCGAGAGGCTCTC
Coding sequences within it:
- a CDS encoding DUF3612 domain-containing protein encodes the protein MSVSKSLIRQSHFLGTKIRNLRKNNHLTMEDLSARCVRINPEYAPSVSYLSMIERGKRVPSIDMLEVIAEVFQKDPAWFLDDEPELEAITPNKGNRGGINGMALEPSFLFSNDILQIAIPEMLSQTGITGRQFAHLLIRAHQENHQNHFPDLERAAEEVGLKRLNLSVEDLIDIAKSMGLDIRWVDRAPQDVIDELGVNAKQLITSFMEPPGTIYLNKRMRDYPTRLKYDLSVYIGHRVLHSSDAMNNVLSIGHQNNWEQMDSPVSNSELNSQDILQAWRDFESSFFAGALLCPKVPFRQLLDRSGYEIDVHKKAGVSPSVAMRRMTVVSPYPHWHYFDAYGPGKLKAVYRGNGIPLPWGNMRKVNDPCQHWAVFRRLSQPLDTSSAQISILNVGDEPRIYCCESVNVFDPAGNNRVLCAGIDLNPAISAQGGDAVSIAEELKSLCVASGGSSVIPPHIKKDLTTIAKILNINWIERGIQSQARLICSRGAVCPRQPSCYSKCGEADETGDNVNIIGL
- a CDS encoding malate synthase, with the protein product MNMLNFDKKEMQQQQRPFIAEAVFAVEAVSAELQSEKQVKAKQLLDRMFPLENGSHQDVSSYMIDYRHVLAYFKDGTHSGLKSPKHFVAYTGEKEDPKSILFKDDSGNHVEVLFGCHKGTGCVELMDIDDIQLETRITFNPELTGNAPTAMRHWISLIKGDKKGKPMACSEDKEYTAKNGDDYVLSYCYSID
- the gefA gene encoding diguanylate cyclase GefA; amino-acid sequence: MTDEFKKSTANLKKAVPLMIKNHVAATPANYALWYTYVDKTIPELNFEMDEVLEHYGICPPAANKQLYNNYVASRAETSLEDLKTNVEVLLHEVSSSMSDTLSDTSSFSAMVDKSFNKLEKVEDNSLSIEEVMVVIRQLVAESHEIRHSTKFLNRQLTNASEEISRLKHQLAEVQKDALFDGLSNLYNRRAFDTDLSMLINANQAMTLILLDIDHFKAFNDNYGHLFGDTVLKAIARRLQQSCRDGVSAYRFGGEEFALIVPNKSLRIARQYADTLRRMIEKLRVRDKRSGTQVHSITASFGVAEFEVGDTVDSLVNKADKQLYEAKQLGRNRVMPI
- a CDS encoding DASH family cryptochrome, translated to MKKKIGLYWFTFDLRLHDNSLLVDASSFLDELVCLYCRPSVTPFLHHFAQEAALGRARQKFIDASLCELNDALGQLGQGLWTLDIPPYQALKYAIQYLGVTHLYADAMAGSDEQSILHKLQDEYPHLVIVQHSVRSLFGESKLPFTLPDLPETFTQFRKCVEGIDITHPIDAPSYLPPMPKGVQLPTLSSSYFDESALFSGGERSGLAHCRRYFSSGLASSYKETRNGLDGMAYSTKFSPWLALGCVSPRMIYAMLKQYEQTQGANDSTYWIYFELLWREYFYWYARCYQQRLFRFGGIRNQPPLTSFYAHRFQQWKNGTTPYPIVNACMHQLNHTGYMSNRGRQLVASCLVHELGLDWRYGAAYFETQLIDYDVGSNWGNWQYLAGVGADPRGSRQFNLEKQTQMYDQNHEFIERWQGRDSRAQQDVVDMVDWPITTLQENGDK